A single genomic interval of Lysobacter avium harbors:
- the glyA gene encoding serine hydroxymethyltransferase, with product MFPRDASIEGFDPELAQAIADENRRQEDHVELIASENYASPRVMEAQGSQLTNKYAEGYPGKRYYGGCEFVDIAEQLAIDRLKELFGADYANVQPHSGSQANQAVYFSLLQPGDTVLGMSLAHGGHLTHGAKVNISGKLFNIVQYGVDDAGMIDYDEMERLALEHKPKMLIGGFSAYSQVVDWARMREIADKVGAIFFVDMAHVAGLIAAGVYPNPLPHAHVVTSTTHKTLRGPRGGIILAKNPSEDLVKKLQSIVFPGLQGGPLMHVIAAKAVAFKEALEPEFKAYQQQVVKNAQAMAETIIHRGYKIVSGGTKNHLMLIDMIGKGITGKDAEAALGKAHITVNKNAVPNDPAKPFVTSGLRIGTPAVTTRGYREPDCVALANWICDVLDNPNDEQVIAAVRENVTRQCAQFPVYG from the coding sequence CGTCGAGCTGATCGCCAGCGAGAACTACGCCAGCCCGCGGGTGATGGAAGCGCAGGGCAGCCAGCTGACCAACAAGTACGCCGAGGGCTACCCCGGCAAGCGCTATTACGGCGGCTGCGAGTTTGTCGACATCGCCGAGCAACTGGCGATCGACCGGCTGAAGGAACTGTTTGGCGCCGACTACGCCAACGTGCAGCCTCACTCGGGTTCACAGGCCAACCAGGCGGTGTATTTCTCGCTGCTGCAGCCCGGTGATACGGTGCTGGGCATGAGCCTGGCCCACGGTGGCCACCTCACCCACGGGGCCAAGGTCAACATCAGCGGCAAGCTGTTCAACATCGTCCAGTACGGCGTCGATGACGCGGGAATGATCGATTACGACGAGATGGAGCGGCTGGCCCTTGAGCACAAGCCGAAGATGCTGATCGGCGGTTTCAGTGCCTACTCGCAGGTGGTGGACTGGGCGCGGATGCGCGAGATCGCCGACAAGGTGGGCGCGATCTTCTTCGTCGACATGGCCCACGTGGCCGGACTGATCGCCGCCGGCGTGTACCCCAACCCGCTGCCGCACGCGCACGTGGTGACCTCGACGACCCACAAGACCCTGCGCGGCCCGCGCGGCGGAATCATCCTGGCCAAGAACCCGAGCGAGGACCTGGTCAAGAAGCTGCAGAGCATCGTCTTCCCCGGCCTGCAGGGCGGCCCGCTGATGCACGTCATCGCGGCCAAGGCGGTGGCCTTCAAGGAAGCGCTGGAGCCGGAGTTCAAGGCCTACCAGCAACAGGTGGTCAAGAACGCCCAGGCGATGGCGGAAACCATCATCCACCGCGGCTACAAGATCGTCTCCGGCGGCACGAAGAACCACCTGATGCTGATCGACATGATCGGCAAGGGCATCACCGGCAAGGACGCGGAGGCGGCGCTGGGCAAGGCCCACATCACCGTCAACAAGAACGCGGTGCCCAACGACCCGGCCAAGCCGTTCGTGACCTCGGGCCTGCGCATCGGCACCCCGGCGGTGACCACCCGCGGCTACCGCGAGCCGGACTGCGTCGCCCTGGCCAACTGGATCTGCGACGTGCTCGACAACCCCAACGACGAGCAGGTCATCGCCGCGGTGCGTGAAAACGTCACCAGGCAGTGCGCCCAGTTCCCGGTCTACGGCTGA